Proteins found in one Salinibacter grassmerensis genomic segment:
- a CDS encoding transposase translates to MARRRRYELTDEQFECIEDALPEVDGRGRPPGRP, encoded by the coding sequence CCGACGTCGCCGCTACGAGCTGACCGACGAGCAATTTGAGTGCATTGAGGATGCTCTTCCTGAGGTCGATGGAAGAGGCCGGCCTCCGGGCCGCCCGTGA